In the genome of Epinephelus lanceolatus isolate andai-2023 chromosome 18, ASM4190304v1, whole genome shotgun sequence, one region contains:
- the engl gene encoding transforming growth factor beta receptor type 3 — protein sequence MFMMPSPSGVGWTALCLLLLWKRTAAHSVEVRCSVAPVGALHPVQGLLERFEAGPGCAARERGDKETHVIAVGRVTHSPENKVTVLLKPLSASPSPLRTLHLLLSSKLPVTWWLEAERLPPDLPVLVQVSSNSSVQSRSLRLIVQTVHSLPFRPHALHRWALKHHGNLSSLTHSTHGNRVYVPLGEDPTLPAVCQLQSMFLSHNYMTSELQPQEVQGCADAPAGGISPEVHVIKLHSAGSGLCGSLQVEVIVSLVPLVANSKTQAVVLILSSSVPVNWAIIASGVQGHISIHSSNSVSPPYPPEPDLTLSSAVNPDLSTISDLLVWATESGYTKVTSYTEADLANRFVIQLAESGTDAVAVMNPLVVRPPWAEERRLRQWLNGGGRAGGGRESFTVQCEDGRLSVTVDQHILQSLSVPVAAVTLRDSTCQAQSNGSHFLLVFPVISCGTEGLLLGQPRGVQYKNMVLLWRDEPQTILARNETERRSKTPLGIHFSCLAAVPTLPRSADDDDDDDVKTPQAELVPWAPEDPVPDRGLSQLLTPRHRSGPVLTLKLFVTESYEQRRIGPCVITADHRVYVEISAKGSFIDVLEVQSCVVSPQSDPKKSHFWTVISDSCSSDPSLALGAKTKDEEEKEEVGDDGELEEEKEETDGPEEGRDGDGDVRLRRKFDRRGREASERKERSSRNVGAEEEMQPLRFSFILRPVYNDSMQFLHCSLRLCVSDLKRGKPRKETVKNDCEGGLHIPPLVSRSPRHQCEIRNLSRPMVITQPISSLAPKLLRPPAGQRTKRLSVSPVASPDPEHSSSVVQTGPVMGIVFAAFVMGVSLMGGLWCIYYYTGARQTSLRGESHLTDHTQEGHNIWNPSSLSDQSSSLV from the exons ATGTTCATGATGCCTTCACCGTCAGGGGTCGGATGGactgctctctgtctccttctgctCTGGAAGAGAACGGCAG CTCACAGTGTGGAGGTGCGATGCTCTGTGGCACCAGTGGGGGCGCTACACCCAGTTCAAGGTCTGCTGGAGAGGTTTGAGGCTGGCCCGGGCTGTGCTGCGAGAGAACGAGGGGACAAAGAAACTCATGTCATCGCAGTGGGGAGAGTGACGCACAGCCCCGAGAACAAG GTGACGGTGTTGCTGAAGCCTTTATCTGCGTCCCCCTCACCTCTCAGAACACTCCACCTGCTGCTCAGCTCCAAGCTCCCAGTCACCTGGTGGCTGGAGGCTGAGAGACTGCCCCCTGACCTCCCAGTGCTGGTGCAG GTGTCCTCAAACTCCAGCGTGCAGTCCCGCTCCCTGCGCTTGATCGTCCAAACGGTGCATTCGCTGCCTTTTCGTCCACATGCGCTGCACCGCTGGGCTCTGAAACACCACGGcaacctgtcctctctgacacacTCCACACACGGCAATCGAGTCTACGTCCCACTGGGAGAGG ATCCCACCCTGCCTGCCGTGTGCCAGCTGCAGTCCATGTTCCTTTCCCACAACTACATGACCTCTGAGCTGCAGCCACAGGAAGTGCAGGGCTGCGCTGACGCACCAGCAGGTGGGATCAGCCCGGAAGTACATGTGATCAAGCTCCATTCGGCAGGCTCGGGGCTCTGTGG ctctCTCCAGGTGGAGGTGATCGTTTCTCTGGTGCCACTGGTGGCCAACTCAAAGACCCAGGCGGTTGTGCTTATTCTCAGCAGCTCTGTGCCAGTCAACTGGGCCATCATTGCTAGTGGTGTCCAGGGTCATATTTCTATTCAT TCGTCCAACAGTGTGTCCCCGCCCTACCCACCTGAGCCTGACCTGACCCTGTCCAGTGCAGTTAACCCCGACCTGTCCACCATATCTGACCTTCTTGTGTGGGCCACTGAGAGCGGCTACACCAAGGTGACCTCATACACTGAGGCTGACCTGGCCAATCGCTTTGTGATCCAGCTGGCTGAGAGCGGGACAG ACGCGGTTGCAGTGATGAATCCTCTGGTTGTGAGGCCTCCCTGGGCCGAGGAGCGTCGGCTGAGGCAGTGGCTCAACGGTGGAGGCAGAGCAGGAGGAGGCCGAGAGAGTTTCACGGTGCAGTGTGAGGACGGACGCCTCAGCGTGACTGTGGACCAACACATCCTGCAG AGCCTGTCTGTCCCAGTGGCTGCCGTGACTCTACGAGACTCGACATGCCAGGCTCAGTCCAATGGGAGTCATTTCCTGTTGGTGTTCCCAGTCATTTCCTGTGGGACTGAGGGTCTTCTCCTGGGACAGCCTAGAGGGGTGCAGTACAAAAACATG GTGTTATTATGGAGAGACGAGCCTCAGACCATTCTGGCACGCAATGAGACGGAAAGGAGGTCCAAAACTCCACTCGGCATACAT TTCAGCTGTTTGGCTGCAGTCCCCACCCTCCCCAGATCTgctgacgatgatgatgatgatgatgtaaaaACTCCTCAGGCAGAGCTGGTCCCCTGGGCACCCGAGGATCCAGTGCCTGATAGAGGACTGAGCCAACTACTGACACCCAGACACAGATCTGGGCCTGTTCTTACTTTGAAGCTGTTTGTCACTGAGAGCTACGAGCAGAGGCGGATTGGCCCCTGTGTCATAACTGCAGACCACCGTGTCTatgttgag ATTTCAGCCAAAGGCTCCTTCATAGATGTCTTGGAGGTGCAGTCATGTGTGGTCTCTCCTCAGTCAGACCCAAAAAAGTCTCATTTCTGGACTGTCATCAGCGACAGCTGTTCCTCAGACCCCTCACTGGCCCTCGGTGCAAAGACAAAAGatgaagaggaaaaagaagaggtCGGAGATGATGGTGAACTGGAAGAGGAAAAGGAAGAGACAGATGGACCAGAAGAAGgcagagatggagatggagatgtCCGGCTCCGACGCAAATTTGACAGAAGGGGGAGAGAAGCGTCAGAAAGGAAAGAACGGAGCAGCAGAAACgtgggagcagaggaggagatgcAGCCCCTGAGATTTAGTTTCATCCTGCGACCTGTTTATAATGACTCTATGCAGTTCCTCCACTGCAGCCTCCGCCTCTGTGTCTCTGACTTAAAAAGGGGGAAACCCAGGAAGGAAACTGTAAAGAATGACTGTGAGGGTGGGCTGCATATCCCCCCACTTGTATCTAGATCACCCAGACATCAG TGTGAGATCAGAAACCTCTCCAGGCCGATGGTCATCACCCAGCCTATAAGCTCCCTGGCCCCCAAACTGCTGAGGCCCCCTGCTGGCCAAAGGACCAAGAGACTGAGTGTCTCCCCAGTGGCCAGTCCAGACCCAGAGCACAGCA gCTCTGTGGTGCAGACGGGACCAGTGATGGGAATCGTCTTCGCTGCCTTTGTGATGGGTGTCAGTCTGATGGGGGGGCTGTGGTGCATCTATTATTACACAG GTGCACGTCAAACATCACTCAGAGGAGAAAGTCATTTAACAGACCACACTCAGGAAGGCCACAACATCTGGAATCCATCGTCACTGTCTGACCAGTCCTCCAGCTTGGTGTAG